The Flavobacterium praedii genome window below encodes:
- a CDS encoding amidohydrolase: MKQHQTFSLVLFIFLIKITGVFGQSNSSNQDLNKIVDTDTERLVGMFEDIHSNPELGFMEVRTAAIVAKELKALGFEVKTGIGKTGVVGILKNGNGPVVMYRADMDCNSVQETTVIAYANNKLVKNRAGEDVPAMHACGHDAHTTWMLGVAKAMVVLKKSWSGTLVMVGQPAEELGEGAEAMINDKMYEKGVPIPDYLFGMHTAPFPVGIISNGSGKRMAGMDILDVTFYGIGGHGSSPHVAKDPILMGAAAVIEYQTIISRGIDPQNAAVITVGSFQSGIDNNVIPGSALLKLNLRWFNEQDRNVMINGIKRINESIAFAYDLPKELYPTLTMKGMAFPLVNNEVMVNKVNKALEAVIAPDKNIKNIPAVMGSEDFHHLVIHNPKPIYDYMLVGIANKEASEKATKEGKMFPFFNHNSNFEVDLSAIPLGVTLGTTALLEIFKK; the protein is encoded by the coding sequence ATGAAACAGCATCAAACATTTTCTTTGGTACTTTTTATTTTTTTGATAAAAATAACTGGGGTTTTCGGTCAATCAAATTCCTCCAATCAAGATTTAAATAAAATAGTAGATACCGATACTGAGCGACTGGTAGGAATGTTTGAAGATATTCATTCAAATCCGGAATTAGGATTCATGGAGGTAAGAACTGCTGCTATTGTCGCTAAAGAATTAAAAGCTTTGGGATTTGAGGTTAAAACTGGAATTGGTAAAACAGGCGTAGTTGGTATTTTGAAAAATGGAAATGGACCTGTCGTTATGTATCGCGCTGATATGGATTGTAATTCCGTTCAAGAAACTACGGTAATCGCATACGCAAACAATAAACTAGTAAAAAACAGAGCAGGTGAAGATGTACCTGCAATGCATGCCTGCGGACATGATGCGCATACGACTTGGATGTTGGGTGTCGCTAAAGCTATGGTGGTTTTAAAGAAATCATGGAGTGGAACTTTAGTAATGGTTGGGCAACCCGCAGAAGAATTGGGTGAAGGAGCAGAAGCTATGATTAATGATAAAATGTATGAGAAAGGAGTTCCTATACCCGATTATTTATTTGGAATGCACACAGCTCCTTTTCCTGTAGGTATAATTTCAAATGGAAGTGGAAAAAGAATGGCTGGAATGGATATTCTAGATGTTACATTTTATGGAATTGGCGGTCATGGATCTTCTCCTCACGTTGCAAAAGACCCAATTTTGATGGGAGCAGCTGCCGTAATTGAATATCAAACTATAATAAGTCGGGGCATTGATCCACAAAACGCAGCTGTGATAACTGTAGGTTCTTTTCAATCGGGTATAGATAATAATGTAATTCCTGGTTCGGCATTGTTAAAATTAAATCTACGTTGGTTTAATGAACAAGACCGTAACGTTATGATAAACGGAATTAAACGAATAAATGAGAGCATTGCCTTTGCCTATGATTTGCCTAAAGAATTGTATCCAACGCTAACTATGAAAGGAATGGCGTTTCCATTGGTAAACAATGAAGTAATGGTAAACAAGGTAAATAAAGCATTAGAAGCAGTTATTGCCCCAGACAAAAACATCAAAAATATTCCCGCAGTTATGGGTTCAGAAGATTTTCACCATTTGGTTATACACAATCCAAAACCAATATATGACTATATGTTGGTTGGTATCGCCAATAAAGAAGCGTCAGAAAAGGCTACTAAAGAAGGCAAAATGTTTCCATTTTTTAATCACAATAGCAATTTTGAAGTAGATTTGAGTGCAATCCCATTGGGTGTTACTCTTGGTACAACCGCTTTATTGGAAATTTTCAAAAAGTAG